In a single window of the Nocardioides sp. L-11A genome:
- a CDS encoding pyridoxamine 5'-phosphate oxidase family protein, with the protein MTTRGTQPLEPTDRTRVRRGRNRAVADRTELHALLRDALVAHLGVSVGDHPVVLPTAYAVDLDGPDEGGTLYVHGSVAARWLRESVGATVCVTVTELDGLVAARSAFHHSMNYRCAVVIGRARMVDDPAERRRALDLIVDHMIPGRAATLRPSTRKELAATAVLAVPLHEASLKVRAGDPVDDAEDVAAGIWGGHLPVHRVVGTAVPAADNPPGLSVPADVRSRGL; encoded by the coding sequence ATGACCACGCGCGGCACGCAGCCCCTCGAGCCCACCGACCGCACCCGGGTCCGGCGTGGGCGCAACCGCGCCGTGGCCGACCGGACCGAGCTCCACGCGTTGCTCCGTGACGCCCTGGTCGCCCACCTCGGCGTGAGCGTGGGCGACCATCCGGTGGTGCTGCCGACGGCGTACGCCGTCGACCTCGACGGTCCTGACGAGGGCGGCACGCTCTACGTCCACGGATCGGTGGCGGCCCGCTGGCTGCGGGAGTCGGTCGGCGCGACGGTCTGCGTCACCGTCACCGAGCTCGACGGCCTGGTCGCTGCCCGCTCCGCCTTCCACCACTCGATGAACTACCGGTGCGCGGTCGTGATCGGCCGGGCCCGGATGGTCGATGACCCCGCGGAGCGACGGCGGGCCCTCGACCTGATCGTCGACCACATGATCCCGGGTCGCGCCGCGACCCTGCGCCCGAGCACCCGCAAGGAGCTGGCCGCCACCGCGGTGCTCGCCGTCCCCCTCCACGAGGCGTCGCTGAAGGTACGCGCCGGCGATCCGGTCGACGACGCCGAGGACGTCGCGGCCGGCATCTGGGGCGGCCACCTCCCGGTCCACCGGGTCGTCGGCACGGCCGTGCCGGCGGCCGACAACCCGCCCGGCCTCAGCGTCCCGGCGGACGTCCGCTCACGGGGCCTCTGA
- a CDS encoding response regulator transcription factor, whose amino-acid sequence MNDPVGAAIRVALVDDQPLVRMGLATLVAAEPDLELAGEAADGRDGLALVRRTRPDVVLCDIRMPVLDGLGLLAEVAADPALAAVRVVMLTTFELDEYVFEALRNGASGFLLKDAEPTAILDAVRVVADGGSLLAPSVTRTVIDHFGARRAERPHPRLGDLTEREREILGWVATGRSNGEIAEALVVSPDTIRTHVSRAMVKLQARDRAQLVVFAIESGLRRSEAP is encoded by the coding sequence ATGAACGACCCCGTGGGCGCCGCGATCCGGGTCGCTCTGGTCGACGACCAGCCACTGGTGCGGATGGGCCTGGCGACCCTGGTCGCCGCGGAGCCGGACCTCGAGCTCGCCGGCGAGGCGGCCGACGGGCGCGACGGACTGGCCCTGGTCCGCCGTACTCGGCCCGACGTGGTGCTCTGCGACATCCGGATGCCGGTCCTCGACGGGCTCGGCCTGCTGGCCGAGGTCGCGGCCGACCCGGCGCTGGCCGCGGTTCGGGTCGTGATGCTGACGACCTTCGAGCTCGACGAGTACGTCTTCGAGGCGCTCCGCAACGGGGCGAGCGGCTTCCTGCTCAAGGACGCCGAGCCGACCGCGATCCTCGATGCGGTCCGGGTCGTCGCCGACGGTGGCTCCCTGCTCGCGCCGTCGGTGACCCGTACCGTCATCGACCACTTCGGTGCCCGCCGGGCCGAGCGCCCGCACCCGCGGCTCGGGGATCTCACCGAGCGCGAGCGCGAGATCCTCGGCTGGGTCGCCACCGGCCGGTCGAACGGCGAGATCGCGGAGGCGCTGGTGGTCAGCCCCGACACGATCCGCACCCACGTCAGCCGGGCCATGGTCAAGCTGCAGGCCCGCGACCGCGCCCAGCTGGTGGTCTTCGCGATCGAGTCGGGGCTCCGTCGCTCAGAGGCCCCGTGA
- a CDS encoding sensor histidine kinase, translating into MIHTTAHPTVAELTRAHRSWWPWAVLVIVLLGTAASNGKNDVDHPVALGVLLVVVATLPSVLPPLPGRLAGLALTASGALCGLYFALGYADGPVFLALPVVTFLVAATVPVGRWLPGALVGVGLLAAGLWARWEWHADEPHKSLWQAIGMVGIVLAAGAVATATRNRFEARAERVERTATEERLRMAQDLHDGVGHGLAVIAMQAGVALHVLDRDPAAARSSLEAIRATSREALDALRVELATIAGEAAPRRPAAGVEAIPALVDRIRAAGLPVEVIGDPTDLALLASPVGEVAYAVVQEALTNVLRHAGADGATVAWEAGSGTLALRVSDDGRGGAVQDEGMGIGGMRARVTAVGGTFRAGPLAHGGFEVTAVLPR; encoded by the coding sequence ATGATCCACACGACTGCGCATCCGACGGTGGCCGAGCTGACCCGGGCCCATCGCTCGTGGTGGCCGTGGGCCGTCCTCGTGATCGTGCTGCTCGGCACCGCCGCCTCCAACGGCAAGAACGATGTCGACCACCCGGTGGCGCTGGGCGTGCTCCTCGTCGTCGTCGCGACGCTGCCGTCGGTGCTGCCGCCGCTGCCGGGCCGGCTGGCCGGTCTCGCGCTGACGGCCTCGGGTGCGCTGTGCGGTCTCTACTTCGCCCTCGGGTACGCCGACGGGCCGGTCTTCCTCGCGCTGCCGGTCGTGACCTTCCTGGTCGCCGCGACGGTCCCCGTCGGGCGCTGGCTGCCCGGCGCGTTGGTGGGCGTCGGCCTGCTCGCCGCCGGGCTCTGGGCCCGGTGGGAGTGGCATGCCGACGAGCCCCACAAGAGCCTGTGGCAGGCGATCGGCATGGTCGGCATCGTGCTGGCGGCCGGGGCGGTCGCGACCGCGACTCGCAATCGGTTCGAGGCCCGCGCCGAGCGGGTCGAGCGGACGGCGACCGAGGAGCGGCTGCGGATGGCCCAGGACCTGCACGACGGCGTCGGCCACGGGCTCGCGGTGATCGCCATGCAGGCCGGCGTCGCGCTGCACGTGCTCGATCGGGACCCGGCTGCGGCCCGCAGCAGCCTGGAGGCGATCCGCGCGACCAGCCGGGAGGCGCTCGACGCGCTCCGGGTCGAGCTGGCGACCATCGCGGGGGAGGCGGCGCCCCGGCGTCCGGCCGCGGGGGTCGAGGCGATCCCCGCCCTGGTGGACCGGATCCGGGCCGCCGGCCTGCCGGTCGAGGTGATCGGCGACCCCACCGACCTCGCCCTGCTCGCGTCCCCGGTCGGCGAGGTCGCCTACGCGGTCGTCCAGGAGGCGCTGACCAATGTGCTGCGCCATGCCGGCGCGGACGGCGCCACGGTCGCCTGGGAAGCCGGCTCCGGCACCCTCGCCCTCCGCGTCTCCGATGACGGGCGCGGCGGCGCGGTGCAGGATGAGGGCATGGGCATCGGCGGCATGCGGGCACGGGTGACCGCGGTCGGCGGCACCTTCCGGGCCGGCCCGCTGGCGCACGGCGGGTTCGAGGTCACGGCGGTGCTGCCCCGATGA
- the pdxH gene encoding pyridoxamine 5'-phosphate oxidase, which yields MAADPAPFPDLAALRREYGDRGLAEAGVPDAPWSLWQRWFDEVAAAGVHEPNAMVVATVDPDGAPSARMVLLKGVAADGPDDGFTFFTNTGSRKGAALAAEPRCALLFPWHPLERQVRVEGTAQPLAEEQVAAYFGSRPRGAQLGAWASPQSQVVAGRAELDRRYAEAEDRFAGADVPVPPAWGGYRVRPTVFEFWQGRPGRMHDRLRYARTASGWEVTRLAP from the coding sequence ATGGCTGCCGACCCCGCCCCGTTCCCCGACCTGGCCGCCCTGCGCAGGGAGTACGGCGACCGCGGACTCGCCGAGGCCGGCGTACCCGACGCGCCGTGGTCGCTGTGGCAGCGCTGGTTCGACGAGGTGGCCGCCGCCGGCGTCCACGAACCGAACGCGATGGTCGTGGCGACCGTCGACCCCGACGGTGCCCCGTCGGCGCGGATGGTGCTGCTCAAGGGCGTCGCCGCCGACGGCCCGGACGACGGGTTCACCTTCTTCACCAACACCGGTTCGCGCAAGGGTGCGGCCCTGGCGGCCGAGCCGCGGTGCGCACTGCTGTTCCCGTGGCATCCGCTGGAGCGCCAGGTCCGGGTGGAGGGCACCGCGCAGCCGCTCGCCGAGGAGCAGGTCGCGGCCTACTTCGGTTCGCGCCCCCGGGGCGCCCAGCTCGGCGCCTGGGCCTCGCCGCAGTCGCAGGTCGTCGCCGGCCGGGCCGAGCTCGACCGGCGCTACGCCGAGGCGGAGGATCGCTTCGCCGGCGCGGACGTGCCGGTGCCGCCGGCATGGGGCGGCTACCGCGTCCGGCCGACGGTCTTCGAGTTCTGGCAGGGCCGACCCGGCCGGATGCACGACCGGCTGCGCTACGCCCGCACCGCCAGCGGCTGGGAGGTCACCAGGCTCGCGCCCTGA
- a CDS encoding citrate synthase 2 — translation MPEVHHGLEGVIAFETQIAEPDKEGSALRYRGVDIEDLVGRVPFENVWGLLIDGSFTPGLPPAEAFSLPVHTGDVRVDVQAAIAMLAPAFGFGQTYDISDEQARADLARVAVMVLSYAGQSARDLHLPVVPQKVVDEGRTLAEKFLIRWRGEADPKHAHAIDAYWSSAAEHGMNASTFTARVITSTGADVAAAFSGAIGAMSGPLHGGAPSRVLHMIEEVEKSGDAEAYVKGLLDSGERLMGFGHRVYRAEDPRARVLRRTARELDAPRYEVAEALEKAALAELRARRPDRVLETNVEFWAAIVLDFAEVPANMFTSMFTCARTGGWSAHILEQKTTGRLIRPSAIYTGPAARPASDIEGWDASWGQ, via the coding sequence ATGCCCGAGGTACACCACGGACTGGAGGGCGTCATCGCCTTCGAGACCCAGATCGCGGAGCCCGACAAGGAGGGCTCGGCCCTGCGCTACCGCGGCGTCGACATCGAGGACCTGGTCGGCCGGGTGCCCTTCGAGAACGTGTGGGGCCTGCTGATCGACGGCTCGTTCACCCCCGGCCTGCCGCCGGCGGAGGCATTCAGCCTCCCGGTGCACACCGGCGACGTCCGCGTCGACGTCCAGGCGGCGATCGCCATGCTCGCGCCGGCCTTCGGCTTCGGCCAGACCTACGACATCAGCGACGAGCAGGCCCGCGCCGACCTCGCCCGGGTGGCGGTGATGGTCCTGTCGTACGCCGGCCAGTCGGCGCGTGACCTGCACCTGCCCGTCGTCCCCCAGAAGGTCGTGGACGAGGGCAGGACGCTCGCGGAGAAGTTCCTCATCCGCTGGCGCGGCGAGGCCGACCCCAAGCACGCCCACGCCATCGACGCCTACTGGTCCTCGGCCGCCGAGCACGGCATGAACGCCTCCACCTTCACCGCCCGCGTGATCACCTCGACCGGCGCCGACGTCGCCGCCGCGTTCTCGGGCGCCATCGGCGCGATGAGCGGCCCGCTGCACGGCGGCGCGCCCTCGCGGGTGCTGCACATGATCGAGGAGGTCGAGAAGTCCGGCGACGCCGAGGCCTACGTCAAGGGTCTGCTCGACTCCGGCGAGCGGCTGATGGGCTTCGGGCACCGCGTCTATCGTGCGGAGGACCCGCGCGCCCGCGTACTGCGCCGGACCGCCCGCGAGCTCGACGCCCCGCGCTACGAGGTCGCCGAGGCGCTGGAGAAGGCCGCCCTCGCCGAGCTCCGCGCCCGCCGCCCCGACCGGGTACTGGAGACCAATGTCGAGTTCTGGGCCGCGATCGTCCTCGACTTCGCCGAGGTCCCGGCGAACATGTTCACCTCGATGTTCACCTGCGCCCGCACCGGCGGCTGGTCCGCCCACATCCTGGAGCAGAAGACGACCGGCCGGCTGATCCGCCCCTCGGCGATCTATACCGGCCCGGCCGCCCGTCCCGCCAGCGACATCGAGGGCTGGGACGCCTCCTGGGGCCAGTGA
- a CDS encoding NPCBM/NEW2 domain-containing protein, which yields MLKAAVAVVVGLGALAGPGAPPSSAAAPDAPPARQGQRISLTLTSAGEAVTGDAVTFAGSATKKLRGRKVRLLRSVGGGAWVEVGKARIQRDRTFTIQGVASGVGANAWQVRAKTKPVKRNGRTVKKGRAVTSGIVQTTVLQWFFLSDRAWVDSKDEAGSYPFRGSMTSGGTAFTRSISFGSYTSAWDWERASWAEYNLGYHCRRFEASIGISDTSATGTDATFFVSLDGARRSVGRKVLGAPSPVGVDVAGVLSLRLEGVPNSQDRYGRGGFGDARVLCAAQP from the coding sequence ATGCTGAAGGCAGCCGTCGCCGTCGTGGTGGGGCTGGGCGCCCTGGCGGGGCCGGGGGCACCGCCGTCGTCCGCTGCGGCTCCGGACGCCCCGCCGGCCCGACAGGGGCAACGGATCTCGCTGACGCTCACCTCGGCGGGGGAGGCGGTCACCGGGGACGCCGTGACCTTCGCCGGGTCGGCCACCAAGAAGCTGCGCGGCCGCAAGGTGCGCCTGCTGCGGAGCGTGGGCGGAGGCGCGTGGGTCGAGGTCGGCAAAGCCCGGATCCAGCGGGACCGGACGTTCACGATCCAGGGCGTCGCCTCCGGCGTAGGGGCGAACGCGTGGCAGGTCCGGGCGAAGACGAAGCCGGTGAAGCGGAACGGGAGGACCGTCAAGAAGGGCAGGGCCGTCACGTCCGGCATCGTGCAGACCACCGTGCTCCAGTGGTTCTTCCTCTCCGACCGGGCCTGGGTCGACTCCAAGGACGAAGCCGGGAGCTATCCCTTCCGGGGCAGCATGACGAGCGGGGGCACCGCCTTCACGCGCAGCATCTCGTTCGGCAGCTACACCTCGGCATGGGACTGGGAGCGGGCGTCGTGGGCCGAGTACAACCTCGGCTACCACTGTCGCCGGTTCGAGGCGTCGATCGGCATCTCCGACACGTCGGCGACCGGTACGGACGCCACCTTCTTCGTCTCCCTCGACGGCGCCCGCCGCAGCGTGGGCCGCAAGGTCCTCGGCGCGCCGAGCCCGGTCGGCGTCGACGTCGCCGGTGTGCTGAGCCTGCGCCTGGAGGGGGTCCCCAACAGTCAGGACCGCTACGGGCGCGGCGGCTTCGGCGATGCCCGGGTGCTCTGCGCCGCCCAGCCCTGA
- a CDS encoding MFS transporter, producing the protein MASSVHDAVAEPACAPGRPIARAGAGLVVAVLLVAFNLRLAITSLGALLDRLGDLGVSPATQGLLTSLPVLCFAVVGATAMAVTRWIGVDRGLVVALGLLAAGLVLRVLDGTPALIAGTAVACAGIALANVLVPAIVKEHFPHRVGMMTGAYTAVLSGGSALGAATTVPIANAAGSWRIGLGIWALAAVVALIAWAPHCRRRDPRRADVRRTPLWRSPTAWAVTVLFGSQSLYAYVMMSWLPSVYAGSGFSDATAGLLLAVSIAIGVPFFFLAPTLAVRLRQQGHLVLALSLVTMIGWAGLWLAPREGAWLWAALLGIGGAVFPVTLSFFAMRTTTTADTASLSAMAQSIGYLIAASGPLLVGVLHDASGSWRLPCALLAGMGVVQIAAGYVAGRPVRISARRL; encoded by the coding sequence ATGGCCTCTTCCGTCCATGATGCCGTCGCCGAGCCCGCGTGCGCACCCGGCCGCCCTATCGCCCGTGCCGGCGCGGGCCTGGTCGTCGCCGTCCTCCTCGTCGCCTTCAACCTGCGCCTGGCGATCACCTCCCTCGGCGCGCTGCTCGACCGCCTCGGCGACCTCGGCGTCTCCCCCGCGACCCAGGGCCTGCTGACCTCGCTGCCCGTGCTCTGCTTCGCCGTGGTCGGCGCGACCGCGATGGCGGTCACCCGGTGGATCGGCGTCGACCGCGGCCTGGTCGTCGCCCTCGGCCTGCTCGCCGCCGGCCTGGTGCTCCGCGTCCTCGACGGCACCCCGGCCCTGATCGCGGGCACAGCGGTGGCCTGCGCCGGCATCGCACTCGCCAACGTGCTGGTCCCCGCGATCGTCAAGGAGCACTTCCCCCATCGTGTCGGCATGATGACCGGGGCCTACACCGCCGTCCTCTCGGGCGGCTCGGCACTCGGTGCGGCCACGACCGTCCCGATCGCCAACGCCGCGGGCAGCTGGCGGATCGGCCTGGGCATCTGGGCGCTGGCCGCCGTCGTCGCGCTGATCGCCTGGGCGCCGCACTGCCGCCGGCGCGACCCGCGGCGCGCCGACGTCCGTCGTACCCCCCTGTGGCGCAGCCCCACCGCCTGGGCGGTCACCGTACTCTTCGGCTCCCAGTCGCTCTACGCGTACGTCATGATGAGCTGGCTGCCCAGCGTGTACGCCGGATCGGGGTTCAGCGACGCGACCGCCGGCCTGCTGCTGGCGGTGAGCATCGCCATCGGCGTGCCGTTCTTCTTCCTCGCCCCGACCCTGGCGGTGCGCCTGCGCCAGCAGGGCCACCTGGTCCTCGCCCTGAGCCTGGTCACGATGATCGGCTGGGCCGGCCTGTGGCTGGCGCCGCGGGAGGGCGCCTGGCTGTGGGCGGCGCTGCTCGGCATCGGCGGCGCGGTGTTCCCGGTGACGCTGTCCTTCTTCGCGATGCGCACCACCACGACCGCCGACACCGCGTCCCTCTCGGCGATGGCCCAGAGCATCGGCTATCTGATCGCGGCGAGCGGTCCGCTCCTGGTCGGCGTCCTGCACGACGCCAGCGGCAGCTGGCGGCTCCCGTGCGCCCTGCTCGCGGGGATGGGCGTGGTCCAGATCGCGGCCGGGTACGTCGCCGGGCGGCCGGTGCGGATCAGCGCCCGCCGATTGTAA
- a CDS encoding LysR substrate-binding domain-containing protein produces MELQQMRYVVAIAEHGTFTRAAEACFVVQSALSHQVARLEQELGVRLFHRTSRQVRLSPAGQAFLPIARQCLDAADRARAEVAAATGEVRGPLSIGVIPTVAAVDVPAALRTFRERHPQVQVRLTSGNSDSHVQQVVDGRLDLAFLGLPEDWEIAGVAGRRLARDHHRAVMAPGHPLAGRSRLSLARLAGETFVDFPAGSTGRLQADAAFADAGLRREVSFETTDMLLMGRILRAGLAVALLASTFVDQLPGLVAVPVTRAPVRTEHVVWSRFGPAPAAAAFLEQVGIAL; encoded by the coding sequence GTGGAGTTGCAGCAGATGAGATATGTCGTCGCGATCGCCGAGCACGGGACCTTCACCCGGGCCGCGGAGGCCTGCTTCGTCGTGCAGTCCGCGCTCAGCCACCAGGTGGCGCGGCTGGAGCAGGAGCTCGGCGTACGGCTCTTCCACCGGACCAGCCGCCAGGTCCGGCTCAGCCCCGCCGGCCAGGCGTTCCTGCCGATCGCCCGGCAGTGCCTCGACGCCGCCGACCGGGCGCGGGCCGAGGTCGCCGCCGCGACGGGCGAGGTGCGGGGACCGCTGTCGATCGGCGTGATCCCGACGGTCGCGGCGGTCGACGTCCCCGCCGCACTGCGCACCTTCCGCGAGCGCCACCCGCAGGTCCAGGTCCGACTGACCAGCGGCAACAGCGACAGCCACGTGCAGCAGGTCGTCGACGGCAGGCTCGACCTCGCGTTCCTCGGTCTGCCCGAGGACTGGGAGATCGCCGGTGTCGCCGGCCGGCGGCTGGCCCGCGACCATCATCGCGCCGTGATGGCGCCCGGGCACCCGCTCGCCGGACGGTCGCGGCTGAGCCTGGCCCGGCTCGCCGGCGAGACCTTCGTCGACTTCCCGGCCGGCAGCACCGGGCGCCTCCAGGCCGACGCGGCGTTCGCCGACGCCGGCCTGCGCCGTGAGGTCAGCTTCGAGACCACCGACATGCTGCTGATGGGCCGGATCCTGCGGGCCGGGCTCGCGGTGGCCCTGCTCGCGTCCACCTTCGTCGACCAGCTGCCCGGTCTGGTCGCCGTCCCCGTCACCCGCGCCCCGGTCCGCACCGAGCACGTGGTGTGGAGCAGGTTCGGGCCCGCGCCGGCCGCCGCGGCCTTCCTCGAGCAGGTCGGCATCGCGCTCTGA
- a CDS encoding FadR/GntR family transcriptional regulator, with the protein MNGGSVPLAPTTPASLVDQAIDGMRALLESGEWEVGTRIPPEPALAAALGVSRNTVREAVRALAHLGLLQVRRGDGTYVAALTEMQALMHKQLDRVDLEHLLEVRHAIEVRAAALAAVRRTDDDIAALDAIMGRRRAAVRDGDGPGSVDADVDFHCAVVAAAHNPLLVELYDGLVETLRASIQHLTDNDALAGEHDAVLEAIRAGDPVAAAAAGAELLDHVER; encoded by the coding sequence ATGAACGGAGGCTCCGTGCCGCTCGCCCCCACCACTCCCGCCTCGCTGGTCGACCAGGCCATCGACGGCATGCGCGCGCTGCTCGAGAGCGGTGAGTGGGAGGTCGGCACCCGGATCCCGCCCGAGCCCGCCCTCGCCGCGGCGCTCGGCGTCAGCCGCAACACCGTGCGTGAGGCGGTCCGGGCGCTGGCCCACCTCGGACTGCTGCAGGTACGCCGCGGCGACGGCACCTACGTCGCCGCGCTCACCGAGATGCAGGCCCTGATGCACAAGCAGCTCGACCGGGTCGACCTCGAGCACCTGCTCGAGGTGCGCCACGCGATCGAGGTGCGGGCCGCAGCCCTGGCTGCGGTACGTCGTACCGACGACGACATCGCCGCCCTGGACGCGATCATGGGCCGCCGGCGCGCCGCGGTCCGCGACGGCGACGGTCCCGGCTCGGTCGACGCCGATGTCGACTTCCACTGCGCGGTCGTGGCCGCCGCCCACAACCCGTTGCTCGTCGAGCTGTACGACGGCCTCGTGGAGACCCTGCGCGCGAGCATCCAGCACCTGACCGACAACGACGCGCTCGCCGGCGAGCACGACGCGGTACTGGAGGCGATCCGCGCCGGCGACCCGGTCGCCGCCGCGGCGGCCGGCGCGGAGCTGCTCGACCACGTCGAGCGCTGA
- a CDS encoding PLP-dependent aminotransferase family protein produces the protein MLPVRLDRTDPRPLGTQLADQVRQLVLDGALARHDRMPATRRLAADLGVSRSVVAQAFDQLLAEGWLEARQGSGTWVADGTTGHRTAPGRRRTPAPERALVMLDAGTPWIDPRHQTVWRRAWREVSAATPPRGYDDSRGLPELRALLAERLGRTRGLAVDADRVRLTGGTAAGLRHLLAVLPTGAVALEDPGYRAAVATVRGSGRLVRDLPALEPVTELAGCVAAYVTPAHQHPLGRVLPAAERLRLLATARRDDALVIEDDYDSEFRYDVAPVPALASLDRARVAYLGTASKAILPSLRLGWAVVPDHLLDAVDAHRALTHDAPPWPVQRALVTLLRDGYVDAVVRSARRVYAERAPRVVAALSPYAELAGPVAGMYSTWLLPHARAVRARAAAERAGFRVNLLRDYCRTARLSGLVVGFGGPTDAELDRALDVLVGALSRL, from the coding sequence GTGCTTCCCGTCCGGCTCGACCGCACCGACCCACGCCCGCTCGGCACCCAGCTCGCCGACCAGGTCCGCCAGCTGGTGCTCGACGGCGCCCTCGCCCGGCACGACCGGATGCCCGCCACCCGTCGCCTCGCGGCCGACCTCGGGGTCTCGCGCTCGGTCGTCGCGCAGGCCTTCGACCAACTCCTCGCCGAGGGCTGGCTCGAGGCGCGGCAGGGCTCCGGCACCTGGGTCGCCGACGGCACGACCGGCCACCGCACGGCACCCGGCCGCCGGCGTACGCCGGCGCCGGAGCGGGCGCTGGTCATGCTCGACGCGGGCACCCCGTGGATCGACCCCCGCCACCAGACGGTGTGGCGGCGAGCCTGGCGGGAGGTCTCCGCGGCCACCCCGCCACGGGGGTACGACGACTCGCGCGGCCTGCCCGAGCTGCGCGCGCTCCTCGCCGAGCGGCTCGGCCGCACGCGCGGTCTCGCCGTCGACGCCGACCGGGTCCGGCTCACCGGCGGCACCGCGGCCGGGCTGCGACACCTGCTGGCCGTCCTGCCGACCGGAGCGGTCGCCCTGGAGGACCCCGGCTATCGGGCGGCGGTCGCCACCGTGCGCGGGTCCGGCCGGCTCGTGCGGGACCTGCCCGCGCTCGAACCGGTCACCGAGCTCGCCGGCTGCGTGGCGGCGTACGTCACCCCCGCCCACCAGCACCCCCTCGGCCGGGTCCTGCCCGCCGCCGAGCGGCTGCGCCTGCTGGCGACCGCGCGCCGCGACGACGCGCTGGTCATCGAGGACGACTACGACTCCGAGTTCCGCTACGACGTCGCGCCGGTGCCCGCTCTGGCCTCCCTCGACCGCGCCCGGGTCGCCTACCTGGGCACCGCGTCGAAGGCGATCCTCCCCTCGCTGCGCCTGGGCTGGGCCGTCGTGCCGGACCACCTGCTCGACGCCGTCGACGCCCACCGGGCACTCACCCACGACGCGCCGCCCTGGCCGGTGCAGCGCGCGCTGGTCACCCTGCTCCGCGACGGGTACGTCGACGCCGTGGTCCGCTCCGCCCGGCGCGTGTACGCCGAGCGTGCTCCGCGGGTGGTGGCCGCGCTCTCGCCGTACGCCGAGCTGGCCGGTCCGGTCGCCGGCATGTACTCCACCTGGCTGCTGCCGCATGCCCGTGCCGTCCGGGCCCGCGCAGCCGCCGAGCGCGCCGGATTCCGGGTCAACCTGCTGCGCGACTACTGCCGTACCGCCCGGCTCAGCGGCCTGGTCGTCGGCTTCGGCGGTCCGACCGATGCCGAGCTGGACCGGGCCCTCGACGTCCTGGTCGGCGCACTGAGCCGCTTGTAA
- a CDS encoding EamA family transporter, with protein MTTTTDVRPPATGDPRTPDATGVPGAVGLTALTALAPAVWGTTYLVTTELLPAGHPLFAGLLRALPAGLLLLVVLRRLPQGVWWWRSLALGALNIGIFFPLLFVAAERLPGGVAATVGAVQPLLVIGLALPLLGERPTLARVGWALAGVGGVALVVLGPDATLDPVGLLAGLGGALSMAAGVVLTRRWGRPPGIGSGVLVSWLLTAGGLVLLPLTFLLEGAPPAIDAPAAGGYLWLGAIGGLAAYLFWFRGLGSLPVVATALLGLLSPVVAAALGWLILGEALRPVQLAGFALALAAILGGQLTRR; from the coding sequence ATGACCACGACCACCGACGTCCGGCCCCCGGCGACCGGCGACCCCCGCACTCCCGACGCGACCGGAGTGCCCGGCGCGGTCGGGCTCACCGCGCTGACCGCCCTGGCGCCCGCGGTGTGGGGCACCACCTATCTGGTGACGACCGAGCTGCTGCCCGCCGGGCACCCGCTCTTCGCGGGACTGCTGCGCGCCCTGCCGGCCGGCCTGCTGCTGCTCGTCGTCCTGCGTCGGCTGCCTCAGGGCGTGTGGTGGTGGCGCTCGCTCGCACTGGGCGCGCTCAACATCGGCATCTTCTTCCCGCTCCTGTTCGTCGCGGCGGAGCGACTGCCCGGGGGCGTCGCGGCGACGGTCGGCGCGGTCCAGCCACTGCTCGTGATCGGCCTCGCACTGCCGCTCCTCGGTGAGCGTCCCACGCTCGCCCGGGTCGGCTGGGCGCTGGCCGGCGTCGGCGGGGTGGCGCTCGTCGTCCTCGGTCCCGACGCGACGCTCGATCCGGTCGGACTCCTCGCCGGCCTCGGCGGCGCGCTGTCGATGGCGGCCGGGGTGGTCCTCACCCGGCGCTGGGGCCGACCGCCGGGCATCGGCTCAGGCGTGCTGGTGAGCTGGCTGCTGACGGCCGGCGGGCTGGTGCTGCTGCCGCTGACCTTCCTCCTCGAGGGTGCGCCGCCGGCGATCGACGCCCCGGCGGCCGGCGGCTACCTGTGGCTCGGCGCGATCGGCGGGCTCGCGGCGTACCTGTTCTGGTTCCGCGGCCTCGGCTCGCTCCCGGTCGTGGCCACGGCCCTGCTCGGCCTGCTCTCCCCCGTCGTGGCGGCCGCCCTCGGCTGGCTGATCCTGGGCGAGGCGCTGCGGCCGGTGCAACTGGCCGGCTTCGCGCTCGCCCTGGCCGCGATCCTCGGCGGGCAGCTCACCCGGCGCTGA